The sequence CCCGATCGACTCCATCGGCCAGCGCAGCACCGTCGCCATCGCGAAGAACGCGAGGAGCTCAGCCTGGTCCACCTGACCCAGCGCAGCGAGGTAGATTCCGGCGCCGAGGCACAGCGCGAACGCGACGTCGGGCAGCAGCACGAGCCAGAACCAGATCCAGCCGACCGCGCGCGCCTTGCTCAGCTCGGTCTCGCGCAGCGTCTCGGCCTGCCGCGTGAACTTCTGCAGCGCGTGCTTGCCGCGACCGAACGCCTTGAGAACGCGGATGCCGTGCACGCTCTCTTCGACGGAGGTCGCGAGGTCGCCGGCCTGATCCTGCGACTGGCGCGCGAGCGTGCCGTACGTCTTCTCGAACCGGTAGCCCGCGTACCACAGCGGCGCGGAGGTGACGAGGAAGATCGCGCCGAGCAGCCAGTGCCAGCGGAAGAGCAGCACGGTGCCGACAGCGATCGTGATCACGTTGACGACCAGCAGCACGAGGCCGAACGCGAGCCAGCGGCGCAGCATGCTGATGTCCTGCATCATGCGGCTGAGCAGCTGGCCCGACTGCCAGCGATCGTGGAAGGCGACGGGCAGGCGCTGCAGCCGCGCGTAGAACGTCTGCCGCAGGTCGTACTCGACCATCGTCGCGGGGCCCAGCACGAACCAGCGGCGCAGCCACACCATGGCGGCCTCGGCGAGACCGAGCGCGAGGATCGCGGCGGCACCCCACCCGATCGCGGCGATGTCACCCGTCGAGATGGGGCCGCGGACGACGACTTCGAGGACCAGGGGGATGGCGAGCGCGAGCAGGCTCGCGGCCAGCGCGCTGACAGCGCCGAGCATGAGCCGCGGCAGCACCGGTTTCGCGAAGGGAAGGAGCCTCGCGAGGGCTCTGGGAGTGGACAGTTCGGACCGCGGCGAGTCGGAAGTGGTGGTCATGATCCTTGTGGGGAGGTGATGCGGATGACCCGGGACAGGGTCGTGTTCAGACGGGCTCGACGGCCGGCGTTCCGGCGCTGCAGGGCGAGCGCGGGGGCGGCGAAGCGCCTTCAAGGGGAGCAACGCTCCGCACGAAGGCGGTATGCCGGGGCCGGCGGAACCGGCGCGGGCGGAAGGCTGGTTACGCCTCGATGCGCGGACGCGGCAGCCCGGAGACGGGGCGCGGCGCAACAGCACGGAGGACGAATGCGGTCTTCGCGGCGACGGCGGCCTGATTCATTGTTCCTCCTTGGGCTGGGCTGACAGGGCTGCGCGCGCCGCCTGCATGATGCGGCGCGACAGCCCTCCAGCCTATATCTGGGAGTTCGCTGGATGCAACAACGAATTCGCGTCCGGCGTCAGGGGACCACGACTTCGACGCTCACCGTGTCGGTCTGCTGTCCGTAGTCCTGGATGTCGGCGTCGAGCACGAGCGTCGTGCCCGCCTCGAGGTAATCGATCGCGAACTGGATGGCCGACAGGTCCGCCGCGATCCCCTCGTCGTCGGTGCGCTCGTACTGCCAGCCGTCTTCGTCGTCGTAGACGAGCACGACCGGGTAGATCAACGCGTCGGCGTCGGGGGTCATCGCACCGTAGGTGCCGGACTCGTCGTCCAGGAGGTAGAAGTCCTCCTCCACGATCGTGCCGTCGTCATCCACCACGATCGACAGCAGCGCGTCCTGATACTCGTCGTCGTCGGCGTCCGGTGCGACGTACTCGAGAGGCACGTCGATGGTGCGGTATCCGGAGTCGGGGTCCGTCGTGATGTCCTGGTGCGCCAGCACCTCGTGGTCGCCGTCGCTCAGCATGAGGTACGACAGGTCGTACCAGCCCGAGACCGTCGCGGCATCGTCGCCGATCGTGACGGCGGCCGGCACCTCGGCGAGGTAGACGATGTCGTCGCCGTCCCGGTACGCCGCCGATACCGTCGCCTCGATGATCGCGGCGGCGGCGGCCTGCGGCAGGGCGGCCGTGAGGGTCACGCCGTCACCGTCGAACACGACGTCGGTCGTGTTCTCGCCGCTCTCGAAGCGTGCCCGCAGCTCTTCCGAGAGCTGATCGCCGCTGGAGAAGAACGCCGTGAGCGCGGCGGGCCAGGCGGGTACGCCGGCCAGAGCGAGATAGTCCTGCTCGAGGTACTCCTCGACCTCGGGGAAGTAGATCGACACCCCCGACGCCGCTGCGGTCGCCGGTCCGGCCGTCTGATCCAGCACGAGCGACTCGAGCGCCGCGGACACCTCCGCGGCGGCGGCCGCGACATCCGCATCACCCGCGCGGGCGAGATTCTCGACGTACCCACCGAGATCGATCTGGTTGGTCGCCAGCTCGGGGTCGGGGCTGCGGCCGAACTCGAGCACGTCCGCGTGGGCGGTGGCCATCCCCGGCCCGAGCCCGGTGGGGTCGGCCTGGTAGGCGTCGGCGAGAGCGGTCACGGCGTCCTGCAGTCCTGCCACCTCGGCGAGGTCCATCATCGCCAGCGTGATGTCGGCGTCGGTCCCCCACTCCTGCGCCTGCTCGGCGTAGCCCTCGAGGACGGCGGACCCGAGGTCGGTCGGACCCGCAGCCGGGTCGTCGGTGATCGTGGCCAGCGCGTCGTAGTTCCAGCCGTGGCCCGGTTCGACCTCCTGCGACGCGACGAGATATTCCGCATGCTCGGCCATCACGCTCGCCACCTCGTAGGTGCCCATCAGGCACGCGTCGAATCCCATGAAGTCGAGGTCTTCGATGCCGGCGCGGCCCAGGCCGTCGCTGAGGGCCTGGTCGATCTCGGCGAGCTCCAGCACGTCGTAGCCGTCTGTCTCGTCGGGGCCGACACCCGGCCAGCCGGCGCCGTGATCCCACAGCACGAGCCCGTACCTGTCGGCCGGGTACGCCGCCGCCGTGTCGGCCACGAAGTCCGCCAGCGTGTCGGGGTCGCCCATGTTGAGCTCGCCCGGCTCGCCGATGATCTCGAGATGGTCCTGCTGCACCTCGAACGCCAGGGTGTCCTCCCAATCGGCGACGTCGACCGCCGGATCCGTCGTGTAGTCGGGGCTGCGGTCGACGAGGGCGACGATGTTGACGTCGCCGGTCGACCCCACCGACGCCATCTCGGCGATGTCGTCGAGCGCATACGGCTCGAGGTTCGTGTCGCCGATCATGTAGACCATGAAGGTCCAGGCGGCCGGCTCGGCGTCGCCATCGGGACTCGCCGAAGACGTCGGCCGGGTCGACACCAGTGCACCGACCATGACGATCGCGACGAACACGGCAGCGAGAATCCACCAGGACGGCTTCGGCTTCATGGGCTCATCGTGGCCTCAGCGATCGCGGGGCACCAGAACGACGCACCCCGTCGAGGCGGATTTCACGCAGAACGCGTGACGCCCGCCTCCCGGGCGAGGAGGCTCTGCTTGACCTCGAGCCCCCACGCGAACCCGCCCAGTGCTCCCCCGGTGCGCAGCACCCGATGGCAGGGGACGAAGAGCGCGGGCGCATTGCGGGCGCAGATGGACGCCGCCGCCCGCACGGCGTGGGGCGATCCGAGCTCTGCCGCGAACTCCGCGTAGGTGAGCGGTCGGCCCGGTGCGATGCGACGCAGCGCCTCCCAGCCGGCGCGCTGCATCGTCGTCCCGTGCTGCAGTACCGGGATGCGGTCGATCGCGCCGGTCTCGCCCTCGTAGTACGCGACGACGGCGGCCGCGGCATCCGTCTCGTGGGCGGGGATCCCACGCACGGTCGCGGGGCGATCGGCGGGGCGCAGCCGGCCGACGATGCGGTCGGCGTCGTCGGTCCAGCCCGACGCGAGGACACGGCCGGCGTCGTCGGCGAGGAGCGTGAACGCGCCGTCGGGGGTGTCGAGGGTCTGGATGGTCGCGGTGGTGGTCATGGGTTCTCTCCATCATCGGGTCGGGAGCGTCGGCGGGATGCCGTGGCCCGGGGCGGCACCGCCCGCCACAGGTGCGCGGTGAGGTAGCTGCGCCAGGGGGCGGTGCGCGCGGCCCATTCGGTGAGGGGCCGCGGATCGGACGCCACGCCGATCGCGGCGGCGCCCGCGCGCACGGCGACGTCTCCGGGCAGGAACACGTCGGGGTCGGCGAGCACCCGCATGCGGACGTAGTCCGCCGTCCACGGACCGATCCCCGGCATCGCGAGGAGCGCCGTCCGCTGCTCGGCGGCGTCGTCGCCGGTGGTGAGCGTGAGCGAGCCGTCGGCCAGCGCCGCGGCCGCCCCGGTGAGGGCGCGGATGCGCGCAGCCGGGCCCCGGAGCACCTCAGCGCCCCGCTCGGCGATCGCCGACATGGTCGGGAAGAGCAGGGGCGGAGCGGATGCCTCGCCCCCGAGCCCCGACGCGGGCTCGCCCAGCGCCTCGGTCAGAGCCGACAGCGCCGTGCGTGCGGCGGCCACGGTGATCTGCTGGCCGACCATGGCCCGGATCAGCATCTCGTGGGGGTCGGCCGCGCCCGGCACGCGGATGCCGGGGAGAGCGGCGACACGGGGAGCGAGCTCGGGATGCCGCGACAGCGCCTCGTCGATCGCGTAGGGATCGGCATCGAGGTCGAACAGCCGGCGTGCCCGCGTCACCAGCGTCGAGAGGTCGGCGAGGTGCGTCAGGCGTGCACGCATGCGGACACGCCTGACCGTCGTCGGCGCCTCGGAGGCGCCGTCGACGCGGAGCTGGAACCACGCGGGACCGTGCGGCAGCCGCAGGGTGCGAGCGAACGTCGTCGCGGTGGCCTCTTCGGCGCCGCTGACGGCGCGCGCCGCCATCCACGCGAACAGCCCGTCCGCGTCGATCGATCCGCGGTGCGGGAGCACCAGGTCGATCGCGGTCCCGGGCCCTGCGGCCGCCTCGGCCCCGGACGCGGCCGCGGAAGGCCGCAGGACCCGGCGCCGAGCGCGCAGCTCGAGCGGCGGCATCCCGAACACCTCGCGGATGGTGTCGTTGAACTGGCGGACGCTCGCGAACCCGGCCGAGAACGCCACGTCGGCGGCCGGCAGGTCGGTGCCCACGAGCAGCATGCGCGCGGTCTGCGCCCGATGCGCGCGGCTCAGCGCGAGCGGACCCGCGCCCAGCTCGGCGGTGAGGAGCCGGGTCAGATGGCGAGGCGAGTACCCCAGGCGTCGCGCGAGCCCCGGAACGCCCTCGCGCTCGACGACGCCGTCCGCGATGAGACGCATCGCACGGCCGGCGATGTCGCCGCGGAGGTTCCAGTGCGGTGACCCCGGCGCGGCCTCGGGCAGACATCGCTTGCACGCCCGGTATCCCGCTTCGTGCGCCGCGGCGCTCGTCGGGTAGAACGTGACGTTCGCCGGCTTCGGCGTGCGTGCGGGGCAGCTCGGGCGGCAGTAGATGCCCGTGGAGCGAACGGCCGTGACGAACTGGCCGTCGAAGCGCGGATCGCGCGAGTCGATCGCGCGGTACCTCTCGTCGAACGTCATGGCCAGGCTCATGACACCAGCCTGTCACGCCTCCCCGACATCGGCTCGCGGAAATCGGACACGGCGGTTCGGGCCGGAAAGACTGACCGGAGCGGCCAGACGGCCGCTCCGGTCACACGATCGAAAGCTCTGCGGTCGAGCGGTTCAGCCGCCGGCGAGCTGCTGGTCGAGGTCCTGGATGGCGCGCATCATGCCCAGCAGCGCCTCCGACATGTCGTTGATGCCATCCACGGCACCCTTCAGACCCGTCGTCAGCTCCGAGTAACCCTCACCGAACTTGCCCGACGCGTGCTGCG comes from Microbacterium cremeum and encodes:
- a CDS encoding clostripain-related cysteine peptidase gives rise to the protein MKPKPSWWILAAVFVAIVMVGALVSTRPTSSASPDGDAEPAAWTFMVYMIGDTNLEPYALDDIAEMASVGSTGDVNIVALVDRSPDYTTDPAVDVADWEDTLAFEVQQDHLEIIGEPGELNMGDPDTLADFVADTAAAYPADRYGLVLWDHGAGWPGVGPDETDGYDVLELAEIDQALSDGLGRAGIEDLDFMGFDACLMGTYEVASVMAEHAEYLVASQEVEPGHGWNYDALATITDDPAAGPTDLGSAVLEGYAEQAQEWGTDADITLAMMDLAEVAGLQDAVTALADAYQADPTGLGPGMATAHADVLEFGRSPDPELATNQIDLGGYVENLARAGDADVAAAAAEVSAALESLVLDQTAGPATAAASGVSIYFPEVEEYLEQDYLALAGVPAWPAALTAFFSSGDQLSEELRARFESGENTTDVVFDGDGVTLTAALPQAAAAAIIEATVSAAYRDGDDIVYLAEVPAAVTIGDDAATVSGWYDLSYLMLSDGDHEVLAHQDITTDPDSGYRTIDVPLEYVAPDADDDEYQDALLSIVVDDDGTIVEEDFYLLDDESGTYGAMTPDADALIYPVVLVYDDEDGWQYERTDDEGIAADLSAIQFAIDYLEAGTTLVLDADIQDYGQQTDTVSVEVVVP
- a CDS encoding WXG100 family type VII secretion target → MADFGASYAEMEQVASSLSQARDDIQGQLDALKSQVDTLLGEDFKTQHASGKFGEGYSELTTGLKGAVDGINDMSEALLGMMRAIQDLDQQLAGG
- a CDS encoding methylated-DNA--[protein]-cysteine S-methyltransferase, whose protein sequence is MTTTATIQTLDTPDGAFTLLADDAGRVLASGWTDDADRIVGRLRPADRPATVRGIPAHETDAAAAVVAYYEGETGAIDRIPVLQHGTTMQRAGWEALRRIAPGRPLTYAEFAAELGSPHAVRAAASICARNAPALFVPCHRVLRTGGALGGFAWGLEVKQSLLAREAGVTRSA
- a CDS encoding DNA-3-methyladenine glycosylase 2 family protein, with amino-acid sequence MSLAMTFDERYRAIDSRDPRFDGQFVTAVRSTGIYCRPSCPARTPKPANVTFYPTSAAAHEAGYRACKRCLPEAAPGSPHWNLRGDIAGRAMRLIADGVVEREGVPGLARRLGYSPRHLTRLLTAELGAGPLALSRAHRAQTARMLLVGTDLPAADVAFSAGFASVRQFNDTIREVFGMPPLELRARRRVLRPSAAASGAEAAAGPGTAIDLVLPHRGSIDADGLFAWMAARAVSGAEEATATTFARTLRLPHGPAWFQLRVDGASEAPTTVRRVRMRARLTHLADLSTLVTRARRLFDLDADPYAIDEALSRHPELAPRVAALPGIRVPGAADPHEMLIRAMVGQQITVAAARTALSALTEALGEPASGLGGEASAPPLLFPTMSAIAERGAEVLRGPAARIRALTGAAAALADGSLTLTTGDDAAEQRTALLAMPGIGPWTADYVRMRVLADPDVFLPGDVAVRAGAAAIGVASDPRPLTEWAARTAPWRSYLTAHLWRAVPPRATASRRRSRPDDGENP
- a CDS encoding ABC transporter ATP-binding protein, coding for MTTTSDSPRSELSTPRALARLLPFAKPVLPRLMLGAVSALAASLLALAIPLVLEVVVRGPISTGDIAAIGWGAAAILALGLAEAAMVWLRRWFVLGPATMVEYDLRQTFYARLQRLPVAFHDRWQSGQLLSRMMQDISMLRRWLAFGLVLLVVNVITIAVGTVLLFRWHWLLGAIFLVTSAPLWYAGYRFEKTYGTLARQSQDQAGDLATSVEESVHGIRVLKAFGRGKHALQKFTRQAETLRETELSKARAVGWIWFWLVLLPDVAFALCLGAGIYLAALGQVDQAELLAFFAMATVLRWPMESIGFLFSFMLDARTATDRLFEVFDEENTIVDPAQPKTIERARGELAFEGVHFRYQDAATRERDLLDGVDLVLRPGETMALVGLTGSGKTTLTTLPTRLYDVTGGRVTLDGVDVRDLTLTELRRHIGMAFEDATLFSQSVRDNVLLGREDLVPGSPEAEAVMREALQVAQASFVDDLPDGVDTVIGEEGLSLSGGQRQRLALARAVAARPAVLVLDDPLSALDVDTEALVEDALREVLHETTALVVAHRPSTVTLADRVALLEAGRVTAVGTHSELLRTSEHYRHVISSLEVEEARIRAREQDQNWEVNL